In the Phaeobacter piscinae genome, CCTACGCTGCGTTGGTCAAAGCCCGGGCAGAGCGCCAGCCGCTGGATCTGGACCTGCCGGAACGCAAAATCGTCCTGGATGAGAAGGGCACAGTCGTTTCGGTGAATTTCCGCGACCGTCTGGACGCGCATAAGCTGATTGAGGAATTCATGGTGCTGGCCAATGTGGCAGCCGCGGAAACCCTGATCAAGAAGCGCACGCCGTTGTTGTTCCGCGTGCATGAGGAACCGGCACCGGAGAAGCTGGAAGCGTTGCGTGAGACCGCCCGTGCCGCCGGTCTGTCGTTGGCGAAGGGGCAGGTCTTGCAGACCCGCCACCTGAATGCGCTGCTGAACGGGGCCGCCGGGACCGATGATGCGGAGCTGATCAATATCTCCACCCTGCGATCCATGCAGCAGGCCTATTATGGGCCGGAGAACTTCGGCCATTTCGGTCTGGCCCTGCGAAATTACGCACATTTCACCTCACCCATCCGCCGCTATGCCGACCTGATCGTGCATCGTGCTCTGATCACCGCTCATGGTTGGGGTGATGACGGGCTGGACAGTGCCGAGATCGAACGGCTCGAACAGACTGCCACCCATATTTCAGAGACCGAACGCCGGTCGATGATGGCCGAACGGGACACCACAGATCGCTATCTTGCCGCCTATCTGGCGGAACGGGTCGGCAATGAATTTGAGGGGCGTATCAGCGGCATTGCCCGCTTTGGCGCCTTTGTGAAACTGGATGAGACCGGGGCTGATGGTCTGGTGCCGGTGCGCTCTATCGGGCGGGAGTTTTTCCATTTCGATGCCGAGGCCGGAACCCTGATGGGCGCTGATACCGGCCTGATCATCGCCATCGGCCAGCGGGTAAAGGTGCGTCTGGCACAGGCCACTCCGGTGACCGGAGGGCTGGAACTGGAATTGCTGTCGATCGAGGACAAACCGATGCCAGCGGGCGGCGGTGGCGGGCGGCGCAGCCCGGCGGGTCGATCTGTGAAACGCAAATCCGCTAAGGCAAAGGCCAAGCGCAGCAAGATCAAGCGCAAGGTGGAACGCAAGCGCCGCAGCTGATTTGACTGCGCCTTGCAGCCCTAGTTGAACCGGTCCGGGTCCCTGCGGGCCCGGTCCGCAGCAGCCTTGGATTTGTGATAGGTCAATGCGTGGCGGATCAGCCAGCCGTGGCGCAGAGGTTCCACCTCCTCGACACGGTTGAACAGGACGCCACGGGTTCCGTCGAATCTGTCCCAAGCCGGAAAACGATTGGCAAAATTGTCGATTACCCGGCTTTGGCAGTGAACCAACAACGCAAATCGCGCCTGATTGGACCGGCCCAGACGCAGTGGGGTGCCCAGCCCGGCACGCGCCGCGACATAGGAGGGCTGCCCCCATTTCAGGGTCTCCGTGACCGGTCCGACATCCGGATCGCTTTCAGCCACATCAAAGATCAGCGCGCGCAATCGCAACAGGCCTTCCCGCGTGCCCGGTGGCGCCTGATCAAAAACGGCAGAAATTTCAGCGCTGGCAAAGGGGCGGGTCATATCAATCTGGCTCCTGGGAAGATGCGTTACCCTGTTCTAGAGGTTGCTGATGACAGAAACTGTCATCAGGGATAGAGATGATGGGGCCATGTCCCGATCTCATCGTCTTTTTCAGGTTATGCAGCTGCTGCGTCAGGGCGGTGGTCCTCACACCGCCGCTAAATTGGCGCAGGACCTTGGTATTTCTGCCCGAAGTGTTCACCGCGATATCGCTACCCTGCGTGAAATGGGAGCGATTATCGACGGCGAGGCAGGCTATGGCTTCACCCTGATTGAGGACAATGCGCTGCCGCCCATGGGGTTTCGCGACACTGAGCTGGAGGCGCTGGTTCTTGGCCTTCGTGAGGTGCAGCAGATTGGTGATCCCGAGCTGGCCGACGCCGCCGCTGAGGCCTTGCGCAAGCTGCAGGCGCGGCTGCCCAATCGTCAGGCTCATCGGCTGCGACATGCGGTCTTGTCTGCCTATCGGTTTCAGCGTCCACAACCGCCGGGGATCGCCCTGGCTGATCTGCGCCGTGCGACTTGGGATGAGGTCGAGGTACGGCTGGATTATTGCGATGCCAAGGGCGCCGTCACCCAGCGACAGGTCAAACCCCTTGGCTTGGTCTATTTTGATCGCTCCACCGTGCTGATCGCCTGGTGCGGATTGCGAGATGACGTGCGGGTATTTCGCGTTGACCGAATTGCGGGGTTTGAGGCCACAGACGTCAGTTTTCGCCCTCATCGGGTGCCAATGCTGCGGGATGCGCTGGCTCAGATGCGCGCTGACCGTGCAGCCTGCGCGCCGCAGGCCGACGTGGAGCCTGATGCGTCCGAGGGGTAGCGCGGTGTTTTTGATACGTCGGCAAGCCTCCGCACATCGGCACGCCACTGCTTTGAGCGAGGCAGGGATGGGGGTAGACTGAGGCAGAGCAGATAAAAATGAGGTGTAAGATGCAGTATGATCTTGGCGCCCGCAGGCACATAGCCCTGACAGCAGCGATGTTTGCGGCCCTTGTGGCGACCGATGCCAGCGTTGCAGCCAGTCCATTGCCCACAGCCACTGGACCGCTTGTTGAGATTGCGGCGTCACAACCGCCGCAGGTGTCCTTGCGCCCAACCGCCCGCCCGGTGACGCCATCGAGCGTGGCAGCTACCCCGTTGCGGCCACGGATACGCCCGGCGCAACAGACCCCCACACCTGAGGAGCCTCGGGCCTCCCCGGCCACGCAGCGCGCCTTTGAGGCCTGGATCGCCGCGTTCAGCGCCCGCGCCCGGGCTGAAGGACTGTCGCAGGCTACTCTGGATCGGGCGCTCGCAGGTCTGAAATTCGATACGAAGATAGTACAGCGTGATGGCAACCAATCGGAGTTCGTAACCCCGATCTGGACCTATCTGGAGCGTGCCGTGTCCGACGCGCGCATTGACAACGGACAGGCTGCCCTGCGCGAGCACGCCCAGACATTGGCCCGCATCGAAGCCAAATATGGCGTCGACAGGGAGGTCGTCGCGGCAGTCTGGGGCATGGAGAGCAACTACGGCACCTTTCGGGGGGAGCGCGATATCATCCGGTCGCTGGCGACGCTGGCCTTTGACGGCCGGCGCGCTGCGTTTTTTGAAAGCCAGCTGATCGCAGCCTTGCAGATCCTTCAGGCGGGTGACGTGACGCCAGAGGCGATGACCGGCAGCTGGGCCGGGGCCATGGGGCATACGCAGTTCATGCCGACCTCCTATTTGGCCTATGCGGTGGATTTCACCGGGGATGGCAAACGCGATATCTGGTCCGACGATCCCACTGATGCGCTGGCATCAACCGCCGCCTATCTGAAGCGTTTCGGCTGGGTCAAAGGCCAACCCTGGGGTTTGGAAGTGCGCTTGCCGACCGGGTTCAACTACGCGCTGGCGGATCGTAAAATCGCCAAATCCGCGCAGGCCTGGCGGCAGCTGGGGGTGACCCGCGCTGATGGCGGGGCCCTTCCGGATCATGGCAAGGGCGCCTTGCTGTTGCCCGCCGGTGCGCAGGGGGCTGCCTTCATTGTCTACAGAAACTTCGCCGTGATTGAGCGATATAATGCAGCGGATGCCTATGTGATTGGTGTCGGGCACCTGAGCGACCGGTTGCGTGGCGCGGGACCGATCCGCGCCAGCTGGCCGCAGGACAGCCGCCCCCTGACCTCTAAAGAACGGCGCGAGTTGCAGCAGCGGCTGACTGGCGCGGGCTATGGTACCGGCGGTGCGGACGGGCGGATCGGGCCGAAGACCCGCGCCGCCCTGCGCGCTTATCAGCTGGCCATGGGGCTGACCCCGGATGGCTATCCGTCACTTTCGGTGCTCAACCGCCTGCGCTGATGGGTCTAGCTGAAGGCGGCTGCAGCAACAGCAATCGCCATCCCCAGCCCCAGACCGCAGAGACCCGGTAGCACCCAGCCCGTCTTGCCGGACCGGCGGTTGCGGTCATCGGTGTCATGGGTCTGGGCGATCAACGCCTGTTCCACAAGCGCGGGCAGACGCGGACCAAAACGGGCCATCACCTTGGCCGTGCTCATCAAATCATTGACGATTGCCCGGGGGCCGATGGATTTCTTGATGTAATCCTCCACCACGGGGCGGGCCGAATCCCAGATGTTGATATGGGGGTCCAGTGACCGCGCCACACCTTCCACCACAACCATGGTGCGTTGCAGCAGGATCAACTCGGTCCGGGTTTCCATGCCAAAGCGCTCGGTCACCTCAAACAGGTAGTTGAGCAACCGCCCCATGGAGATATGGGTGGCATCCATGCCAAAGATCGGTTCTCCCACCGCGCGCAGGGCGCGGGCAAATTCATCGACATCGCGGTCGGCAGGCACATATCCGGCCTCAAAATGAACCTCGGCGACACGCTTGTAGTCCCGTTTGATGAAGCCAAAGAGAATCTCGGCGTAGACCCGGCGGGTGTATTCGTCGATATGCCCCATGATGCCAAAATCATAAGCGATGATATCACCATTGGCCGCGACCTTTAGGTTGCCCTGATGCATGTCCGCATGGAAATAACCATCGCGCAGGGCATGGCGCAAGAATAGCGACAGTACACGCTCCGCCAACACCCGACGGTCATGTCCGGCGGCATCCAGCGCGGCGTTGTCACCAAGCGGCAGCCCGTCGGCCCAGCCCAGTGTCATCACGCGGCGTGCGGAGTGATTCCACAGAATCTGGGGCAGCTGAAACCCGGTGTCGTCCTTGGTATTGGCGGCAAACTCGGAGGCGGCCGCACTTTCCAATCGCAGATCCAGCTCTCCTTGCACAACCCCATCGAAATGTTTGATCACGTCCATCGGCTTCAATCGCCGCGCACCGGGCGCAAAGAGGTCGGCAATGCGTGCCGCAAAGTAGAACGCGTCCACATCTTTGCGAAACGCGCGTTCGATGCCGGGGCGCAGAACCTTCACCGCAACTTCGCGTTCGTTATCGACCAGACGCGCCCGATGGACCTGCGCAATGGAGGCGGCAGCGATCGGTTCGCTGAACTCGGAATAGATCTGCTCGACCGGTTGACCCAGTTCCTGCTCAACCTGCGCCATGGCTTCCGCACGCGAAAACGGCGGTAGCTTGTCCTGTAGCACGCGCAATTGTAGCGCCAGATCATCGCCCACCACATCGGGCCGCGTCGACAGGACCTGTCCAAATTTGATGTAGGCCGGCCCCAGCGCCGTCAGCGCGCGGGTGGCCGGTGGCATATTGGGATCGCCCTTGTAGCCTAGCCATTTGAAGGGCCAGCCAAGGGTGCGGGCCAGAATGCGCAGGGGTTTTGGCGCTTCAAACGCATCCAGTACGACATTCATGGCGCCCGTGCGCTCGAATGTGGCGCCTGTGCGGATCAGGCGGATAATATTGTGGGGGCCACGCATGGTTCAGATCTTCCAGCCGGAGTGCAGCGCCGCGATGCCCAGCGACAGGTTGCGGTATTTTGCGTTGGCAAACCCGGCTTCGCGCAGCATCGATAGGAACGTGTCCTGATCCGGGAAATTACGGATCGATTCGACCAGATATTGATAGCTGTCATAGTCGTTCGCGATCATCTGACCCATGCGGGGAATGACGTTGAAGGAATAGAGGTCATAGGCCTTCTGCATTGCCGGGTTTGGCAGTTGGCTGAATTCCAGCACCATCAGCCGCCCGCCAGGTTTCAGCACCCGGTAAGCCTCATTCAGCGCTTCCTGAGGGCGGGTGACGTTCCGAATGCCAAAGGAGATGGTGTAGACGTCAAAGGTATTGTCCTTGAACGGCAGCGCCATGGCATCACCGGTGACCCAGTCCAGACTGTCGGCCATCTGCGCGGCCTCAGCCCGTTTGCGGCCCTCTTCCAGCATTGGCGCGGTCAGATCCAGTACGGTGGAATGGCCATAGCCCGCGCGCTTCAGGAATCGGAACGAGATATCGCCGGTCCCACCGGCCACATCCAGAAGGCGCTGACCGGGGCGCGGTGACAGCCAGTCCATCATCGCGTCTTTCCAGATCCTGTGGATGCCCATGCTCATGACGTCATTCATCACGTCATATTTTGACGCGACTGAGTTGAATACGCCCTGCACGCGCCCCGCCTTTTCCGACTCGGGCACGGTTTCAAACCCGAAATGGGTGGTATCTTCAGATCTCTGGGTCATGCGGCTTGCCGTTTGTTGTGTGTCGCCCCAGTTATAGGGCGCTGAGAGGGCGGTACAATGCGGCCCTTCGGCCCCATGTTGGTGCAATGTGTCAGGAGGGATGTAATGCCAGAATTGCCCGAGGTCGAGACGGTGCGCCGCGGATTGTCCCCTGCGATGGAGGGGGCGGTGATCGAAAAGGCTGCCATCAATCGACCAGATCTGCGCTGGCCCTTTCCCGAACGTATGGCCGAACGGCTGACCGGGCGCCGTGTCACCGCGCTGCGACGGCGCTCCAAATACATCCTGGCCGATCTGGACAGCGGCGAGACGCTGCTGGTGCATCTTGGCATGTCGGGGCGTATGACCGTGTCTGGTGATCCTCTGGGCCAGTTCGTTCATGATCACCCGCAGGCGCAGAAACACGACCATGTGGTGTTCGACATGGACAATGGTGCGCGCATCACCTTCAACGATCCGCGCCGCTTTGGCGCTATGGACCTGCTTGAGACGGCCACTGCGGATCAGCACAAGCTTCTGGCGGTTCTCGGGCCGGAACCGCTTGGCAACAGCTTTCACGAAGAACACCTGATCGCGGCCTTCAAGGGGCGCAATACGCCGGTGAAATCGGCGCTTCTGGATCAGGGAATCATCGCGGGTCTTGGCAATATCTATGTCTGCGAGGCGCTCTTCCGTGCGGGAATATCGCCCAAACGCAAGGCCGGGCAGATCGCCGCGCTGCGGGTTGGCGCCTTGGTTCCGATCATCAAGGACGTGCTGACGGATGCCATCAAGGCGGGTGGCTCATCACTGAAGGATTTCCGCCAAGCTGATGGAGAACTTGGATATTTCCAGCACAGCTTTGATGTCTATGGCCGCGAGGGAGAGCCCTGCCGACGGGCGGGATGCGATGGTACCATAGGTCGGATCACCCAGTCGGGGCGCTCTTCCTTCTACTGTGGCAAATGCCAAAGATAGCTTGAATGCGATGTGTCGCGTGATAATGACTCTTCCCTGAACGGAACAACCGAAAGCGACTATCATGGCCTATGAGACGATCAACGTCGAAGTGCAGGACCACGTTTGCCAAATTAAACTGAACCGGCCCGAAGCGTTGAACGCGCTCAATTCCGAGCTTTTGAGTGAGCTTTGCACTGCCCTGGAAGAGGCGGACGCCAGCGACAAGGTGCGCTGCATCATCCTGACCGGGTCGGAGAAGGCCTTCGCCGCAGGCGCCGATATCAAGGAGATGTCGGAAAAGAGCTTTACCGAAGTGTTCTCAACCAATCTGTTTGCTGGCGTGAATGACCGCGTCAGCGCGATCCGCAAGCCGATCATTGCAGCGGTGGCAGGCTACGCGCTTGGCGGCGGATGTGAGCTGGCAATGCTTTGCGATTTCATCATTGCCGCAGATACCGCCAAATTCGGCCAGCCCGAGATCAATCTTGGCGTGATTGCTGGTATCGGCGGCACCCAGCGCCTGACCCGCTTTGTCGGGAAGTCGAAATCCATGGACATGAACCTGACCGGACGCTTCATGACCGCTGAAGAGGCTGAGCGCGCAGGGCTGGTGTCTCGCGTGGTGCCCGCCAAGAAGTTGTTGGATGAAGCCACCGCAGCGGCGCATAAAATTGCCGAGAAATCCTTGCTGACAGCGATGGCAGTCAAGGAAACCGTGAATCGCAGCTATGAGCTGCCGCTGA is a window encoding:
- a CDS encoding DUF1801 domain-containing protein — its product is MTRPFASAEISAVFDQAPPGTREGLLRLRALIFDVAESDPDVGPVTETLKWGQPSYVAARAGLGTPLRLGRSNQARFALLVHCQSRVIDNFANRFPAWDRFDGTRGVLFNRVEEVEPLRHGWLIRHALTYHKSKAAADRARRDPDRFN
- a CDS encoding helix-turn-helix transcriptional regulator, which produces MSRSHRLFQVMQLLRQGGGPHTAAKLAQDLGISARSVHRDIATLREMGAIIDGEAGYGFTLIEDNALPPMGFRDTELEALVLGLREVQQIGDPELADAAAEALRKLQARLPNRQAHRLRHAVLSAYRFQRPQPPGIALADLRRATWDEVEVRLDYCDAKGAVTQRQVKPLGLVYFDRSTVLIAWCGLRDDVRVFRVDRIAGFEATDVSFRPHRVPMLRDALAQMRADRAACAPQADVEPDASEG
- a CDS encoding lytic murein transglycosylase → MQYDLGARRHIALTAAMFAALVATDASVAASPLPTATGPLVEIAASQPPQVSLRPTARPVTPSSVAATPLRPRIRPAQQTPTPEEPRASPATQRAFEAWIAAFSARARAEGLSQATLDRALAGLKFDTKIVQRDGNQSEFVTPIWTYLERAVSDARIDNGQAALREHAQTLARIEAKYGVDREVVAAVWGMESNYGTFRGERDIIRSLATLAFDGRRAAFFESQLIAALQILQAGDVTPEAMTGSWAGAMGHTQFMPTSYLAYAVDFTGDGKRDIWSDDPTDALASTAAYLKRFGWVKGQPWGLEVRLPTGFNYALADRKIAKSAQAWRQLGVTRADGGALPDHGKGALLLPAGAQGAAFIVYRNFAVIERYNAADAYVIGVGHLSDRLRGAGPIRASWPQDSRPLTSKERRELQQRLTGAGYGTGGADGRIGPKTRAALRAYQLAMGLTPDGYPSLSVLNRLR
- the ubiB gene encoding 2-polyprenylphenol 6-hydroxylase encodes the protein MRGPHNIIRLIRTGATFERTGAMNVVLDAFEAPKPLRILARTLGWPFKWLGYKGDPNMPPATRALTALGPAYIKFGQVLSTRPDVVGDDLALQLRVLQDKLPPFSRAEAMAQVEQELGQPVEQIYSEFSEPIAAASIAQVHRARLVDNEREVAVKVLRPGIERAFRKDVDAFYFAARIADLFAPGARRLKPMDVIKHFDGVVQGELDLRLESAAASEFAANTKDDTGFQLPQILWNHSARRVMTLGWADGLPLGDNAALDAAGHDRRVLAERVLSLFLRHALRDGYFHADMHQGNLKVAANGDIIAYDFGIMGHIDEYTRRVYAEILFGFIKRDYKRVAEVHFEAGYVPADRDVDEFARALRAVGEPIFGMDATHISMGRLLNYLFEVTERFGMETRTELILLQRTMVVVEGVARSLDPHINIWDSARPVVEDYIKKSIGPRAIVNDLMSTAKVMARFGPRLPALVEQALIAQTHDTDDRNRRSGKTGWVLPGLCGLGLGMAIAVAAAAFS
- the ubiE gene encoding bifunctional demethylmenaquinone methyltransferase/2-methoxy-6-polyprenyl-1,4-benzoquinol methylase UbiE, translated to MTQRSEDTTHFGFETVPESEKAGRVQGVFNSVASKYDVMNDVMSMGIHRIWKDAMMDWLSPRPGQRLLDVAGGTGDISFRFLKRAGYGHSTVLDLTAPMLEEGRKRAEAAQMADSLDWVTGDAMALPFKDNTFDVYTISFGIRNVTRPQEALNEAYRVLKPGGRLMVLEFSQLPNPAMQKAYDLYSFNVIPRMGQMIANDYDSYQYLVESIRNFPDQDTFLSMLREAGFANAKYRNLSLGIAALHSGWKI
- the mutM gene encoding bifunctional DNA-formamidopyrimidine glycosylase/DNA-(apurinic or apyrimidinic site) lyase — encoded protein: MPELPEVETVRRGLSPAMEGAVIEKAAINRPDLRWPFPERMAERLTGRRVTALRRRSKYILADLDSGETLLVHLGMSGRMTVSGDPLGQFVHDHPQAQKHDHVVFDMDNGARITFNDPRRFGAMDLLETATADQHKLLAVLGPEPLGNSFHEEHLIAAFKGRNTPVKSALLDQGIIAGLGNIYVCEALFRAGISPKRKAGQIAALRVGALVPIIKDVLTDAIKAGGSSLKDFRQADGELGYFQHSFDVYGREGEPCRRAGCDGTIGRITQSGRSSFYCGKCQR
- a CDS encoding enoyl-CoA hydratase encodes the protein MAYETINVEVQDHVCQIKLNRPEALNALNSELLSELCTALEEADASDKVRCIILTGSEKAFAAGADIKEMSEKSFTEVFSTNLFAGVNDRVSAIRKPIIAAVAGYALGGGCELAMLCDFIIAADTAKFGQPEINLGVIAGIGGTQRLTRFVGKSKSMDMNLTGRFMTAEEAERAGLVSRVVPAKKLLDEATAAAHKIAEKSLLTAMAVKETVNRSYELPLNEGLLFERRVFHSMFATEDQKEGMAAFLEKREAQFRDK